The following DNA comes from Anopheles coustani chromosome 2, idAnoCousDA_361_x.2, whole genome shotgun sequence.
TGACATTTGACGATCGACTACGTTAGTAGGACACTAATTTTGAGAAGAAAACTCGttcacctgctgctgctgctgcctccgTCGCCACCGAAAGAGCGATGCCTCTTCCGACCACAATACGTGCGTGCTGTATCTTGCGATCCGCGACTTTGGCGATTCTGTGCTGGTTATTGGAACCTTTCTTATCGTTCGTCTTTCCCTttgctttctctctctccctctccgtTGCAGGTGAAATCGATCGGTGCCTGAAGAAAGTCACTGAGGGTGTAGAAACGTTCGAGGATATTTGGCAGAAAGTTCACAATGCTACAAATAGCAATCAAAAAGTATGCCCGCCAGCCCGTTACGGTTGCGCAGACCGCGCACGGCCGCCTGCGTAAGAAAATGTGTGATAAATTCTCTTCCGTtctgttccgttccgtttttgCACTCAGGAAAAGTATGAAGCAGATCTCAAGAAGGAAATCAAAAAGCTGCAGCGGTTACgtgatcaaatcaaatcatggATCGCATCCGGCGAGATCAAGGATAAAAGCGCACTGCTGGAAAACCGTCGGCTCATAGAAACCGTATGTGTACTTTGCCCTTTCTCTTCCGCTTGTGATGTGCAAATTGATCACTCATCCCTCCCGCTTCTCCCCGCTTCGTCCCCCTCACCCATCATCGTACTCTGTATTTGCAGCAAATGGAGCGGTTTAAGGTAGTCGAAcgggaaacgaaaacgaaagcgTACTCGAAGGAGGGCCTCGGTGCGGCCCAGAAGATGGATCCGGCGCAGCGGGAAAAGGAGGAGATCAGCAGCTGGCTAACGTCCTCCATTACCTCGCTGCAGATACAGATCGATCAGTTCGAGTGCGAGGTCGAGTCGCTGCTGGCTggcaagaagaaaaagctCGACAAGGATAAGCAGGACAAGATGGATGAGCTGAAGGGCAAGCTGGAGAGGCATAAGTTCCACGTCACCAAGCTGGAGACGCTACTGCGGATGCTCGACAATGACGGCGTGGAGGTGGAGCAGATCAAGAAGATCAAGGAGGACGTAGAGTACTACATCGACTCGTCGCAGGAGCCCGACTTTGAGGAGAACGAGTACATCTACGACGATATCATCGGCTTGGATGATGTGGAAATCTCTGGTAATGGAATCCTGCCGACACAGGAGGTCCAGAATGGGATTAATTTCtcttttgcttgcttttttttttatcactccCCATAGGCATTCCGGTGTCGACCGGTACGGACAGCAATAACAGCAATGAAACGGCTGGTTCGCCTAGCAGTCTAATATCTGGTACTAGTCCGGCGCAGTCACCGGTGCTAAACTACAGCGCCAGCACGTTACACAATCACAGCAGCGATCTGTCCGCCGATAACAACAACCTGAATGAGAAGCGTTCGAAGAGCGAAGGAACGAAGATTACGGTACGTGTTATGAGATGGTGCACACATTTGCACAACAAAACATACTTGCACAGGAGATTTGCAcgagttttgtttgcttttttctcaCCACCACCGTAACTCCTTAGCCGGTGAAACCGACTGCAATCCGCGCTAAGGTGGACCCGTCCGTAGCGGCTGCTGCGAGCAACGTCGTGAACAACAACggtagcagcaacagcagcaccaacagcagtagcagtaatagcaccagcaacaacaataCGTCCAAGCCCGGGCTGATCAGCTCGACGCCCAGCAAAAACCATGCTACCGCGCCCGTACCCAGCATGCTGGTGTTACCGCAGCCGCCCAATAGTATACCGCTCATGGGACCCGCATTCGCTGCCGTTGCTAAACAACTTCCCAGTGAGTAGAAGCCTACTACGATGTACTGCCACCTGCTATGGTATACTGATGAACGTTCTATTTCACTTTTAGAAAACGGTTCCATACTCCAACCGAATACGCCGGCAACGGTGGCCGGATCGTCAGCGCCCGCGGCCAGTGGTCCCCTTCAAACGCAAGCTCCGAATGCATCGAATGTCTTTAGCAACCTCAGTCAGATTATTAATGCATCTCAACCTAAGCTTAGTCAGCAGCTgcaaccgcagcagcagcagcagcacggtcAGAGCAGCTTACCGAGTGCGGCCGCCGTGGTCGCAGCGGCGAACAGTAGTAGCGGGCAAGCGAACGTCGTGGGTCAGTCGACAGCATCTACGCAGCAggcgcaacagcagcaagcgcagcagcaacagcaagccCAGCAGATTCCTCCCGGTCAGAATTCCATGCTGCTTCACAACAGTAACGCCCTGTCGTCGGCGTCGAGCACGACGGAGAGCAGCAATCATGTAATGAGCACATCGTCCGCGTCTACCATCAGCAGTAGCGGGGCGAACGTTATTAATAACTGTGTCTCACCCAGCAATTCCGCAGTCAGTAGCAGGTAAGTGGCCCGTACCGACGACATCGGAACCTCGCTCTCGTAAACAGCACATCCCCCGATTCTTAcccttgtttgtttgttcttttcaaACCAGAGCGTCACCCAGTTTGATGTCACCaccgcaacagcaacagcagctgctGAACGGCCCCACAACACTCGGTAAGTTGTCGTGTTCCTGCTGGCCCGCAAAACACCGCCAACGTCGTGGCTTGCCAGTTCGTTCGAATGTCGTGTTGTGATTGTTGTGTAACGTTTGTCGAGCAAAGTGTAATGATTCATTGGTTCTATTTTCGGTGCGCTGTTTGTGCTtttgtgtatattttttaGCGCAAGAAGTGATAAATAGAACGGGAGTTCTCGAAACGGTCCCAAGCCCCAATCCGAACGCGTTgatgcagcaacaacagcagagccagcagcagcagcaacagcagaatCCCCAAGGTGCATCGGCAGTGGCGGCAGCTTCCGCCCAGCAGGCCGTGGCCGCGGTAGCGGCGGCCCATGCGGCAGCGGCACAAGCAGCGGCGGCGCAAGCAGCGGCAGTAGCAGCCGTAGCCggccagcaacaacaacaacaacagcagcagcagcaacaacaacagcagcaacaatcgcaacaacagcagcaaccacAACCACAGCCAGCGGACACGAGACAGACGGCTGGTGGGCAGATTCCTTCGAACCAGAGCGTGCAGCCGCAGGGCGGCGCCGGCCCGCAGTCATTCATGGTCGATCCCGCCGGTACGCCAACCGCGGCCAACCTACTACCGACGTCGTCAGCAACTGCCATCACGAACGGACCGAACACGATCATCAACACAAACTCTAGTATTTCGAACGCCACCAACGTGAAcagtggcggcggcggcggaggcGGCATGAAGGTGGCCGGCACTCACGATGCCTGCATACCCCCGCTACTCGGTGTGGCACCGCTTGGCACGTCCAAGCTGCAGAAGGAGCATCAGATACAAGTAAGAACCAGGCCTGTCCGTCGGACTCTTAACTCGATGAATAATCTGTGTGTAATTATATTCTTTTAGTTCCAACGGATGGAAGCCGCCTACTATCATCTGCCAACACCAAGCGATTCGGAGAGGCTCAGGCCGTACTTGCAACGTCAACCCGTGCAAACACCACCGCACTTTCCACAGGTGAGTTAGTTTCTCAGGTGATCGTTTAAGGTTATTATGTTATTCCAACTGTTCCGAACGGAACGGCTGGTTTCCATTGTCTAGCATGTATGACTGGTTTGAATTGTGTAGCTGCGTTTCCACCCGCTAGGACGTTTTTCGCGCAGTCGTCCTACTTCGTCCTACTCACAATACAAAACTGCTTGATATTTGTGTCACGAAGGACGTtttttaggacgatttgctcgaaatcgcctaTCGGGGAAGGTGCAATTTTTAACATCCGCAGCAGGCAAGGTTAAGCTTTAACGGTTTGTAGCTCCCTTGCTTTTGGATAGTGGTACGTGAAGCATGCGTTTACTTAGAAGAAACTAGGAGCGATGCAAAAAAACGAAGATTCTCTATTCTCGTTATGGAACACCACCATTTACTGCTTTATTATTCGCAACAATCGTCCTCTAATGGTACAAAAAGTTAGGAAATAAATTGAAGTTTGACGTGAggcaaataaatgtaaaatattctAATGATTTTCTtatcttctttttattttagcaaCAACTTCCACATTCTGATACGGTTGAGTTTTTCCAGCGCCTCTCGCCTGAGACGCTCTTCTTCGTGTTTTACTACATGGAGGGAACGAAGGCCCAATATTTGGCCGCGAAGGCGTTGAAAAAGCAGAGCTGGAGATTTCATACGAAATATATGATGTGGTTCCAGCGCCACGAAGAACCGAAAGTGATCAACGAGGAGTACGAGCAGGTAAGCGTCCACATACCCCTTCCGTAAAGGGGGGGCAGCATTTGATCCGGACTTTTCtcatttcttcttcctctcGCCCTCCCCCATCCAGGGAACCTACATCTATTTTGACTATGAAAAATGGGGCCAGCGTAAAAAGGAAGGGTTTACGTTTGAATACAAGTACTTAGAAGACAGGGACCTGAATTGATCTTTACAGATTACGGaactctttttttaaaaaacattgtggaaaaagcaaaatgaaacgcaaaaaaattgatcaataaaaactataaaatgttctgaaaaaaaaaccaaccaacaacaaagcaaaacaaatccaccCGCAAAAAGAATCACACGACTTTTGAAGCGAGGGATCGGTTAGCGAGacagaaagtgaaaaatgatGTACATTTGCGGAAGAATCATTGCAAGAGATCGCGATCACTGACGGCTAAGAAGAGCAGAAAAGTTTCGCTATTCAACCTCATTTGCACCACTTTTACTTGACgccatgatgatgatcatgatgatTATTTTGGAACGATCGATCTCTCTGGTTTGCTGCAGTTTTGCCGCCGGGATGAACTTTGCagcatttttctacactctTTCCAGTtttgttctatttatttttagatCGAAAGGAAACGGGGGTTGCCACGTATTTGTTCCCCATTTGCAgcttaattttctttccagAAGTTCCTGTGCAAGAAGCAAAAAGGTTTGATAATTCAATCTTCGATCAAATGGTCCTAAGTTCTAGCTACAACTTGGAACGGAGTTTTTCTTGTGTGTGTAGCACGTGTTGCGATATTGCGGTCTTCTTCCTTGACACTTATCAAGCTTTGATACACCACCATCGATCAACCACACAGCTTCTGCTGGAATTCACTGAATGTTGCTACACGGATTTATTACcaaatgtttgcatttttaGTCCTTGTGTCCTCGTAGCGATTGTCCCCAACCACGAATGGGGCTAGCGTGAAAGGCAAGTTAAGGAAGGCTTCACATTAGAACAGCCGCCCGGAATAAGGAatagaagaaaacacacaGCATAATAACGCATATTCGGTCATACCGCAAACATAATCTCCCTAGTTtgattgtttgatttgatgataGGAAATAGcttttaaaagaaacaaaaaaagatgaaaaaacggaaaacaaaaacgagagaaaaattagagaaaaccacaaaaaagtATGCAAACGCAAAACCGCGACTAACAAATGATCGGTCCCCAAATTATGTGAAGCGGAAGAGGAGCGGGGTATTTCGCGAGAGACGGCGGTGTGTTGTAGTGTATCTAGACCTCCCCTAGATCACCCCACCCATAAGCACCGGGGTTCCAAGAGTCAGTCCAATGAACGCGGGCGGGATGCACGGAATGGTATGTGGTTGTTTACATACCAATGATCCTCCGACGGACCCGACGGGAAAGGGATGGAGGttttgtggtgttttttttaaataatggcCGACATgtagcagcagtagcaacCTTGTAAAAAGCAAGCGAAAGCCAACAATCATGTTCTAGGCCTCGCTAACGACCGGAACGAGGGCGAGTTAAAGTCGTTCGGTAACATAACGATCGAAAGGGATTGATCGGTCTGTCGAATGtagaaaaatgaacaaaacaaaaaactaacttGCGTGTAAAAGTAATGTTACGAGTTAGTAGTGTAAAGTTACATTGTTTCCCAGTATTCTCTTGTACTCGGTACCCATAAATACACATTAGCCCCAACACAGCATCGTCACATCCTTTTTGTGCACCATGACGACGAAGAAGGAGATTCGCAGGCCTCCTCTGACTACgtactgttttccttttttcgtttgttaacgATTGTTCTGCATGTTTTCAGTGCTTTCTAGATTCGAGAGAACAACAATTAAACCGGAGTAGTGAAGCAAGTTAAAAGAAAAGATCCGTTCTTTGATGAGTACTTTGTGTTTTAAcgcgataaaataaaacaatcgcgCATGACAGAATAAACTAAAATTCCGATAGGTTTCCCCGCTCTAAagttgcaaacaaaaactttgtAAGAGGTAGTGTTCGTTGGTGTGAGGGAGCATTTAAAAGGGAGTTTGAAGTGCTCCGCCTGCGGTCCTCGAATAAAAAGTAGTGCATGACAACAAATCATCAaagcaaaacagaaataaGAAATGTAAATCACACAATAATGAAACAACATCACCGCAACAAAAGCCACTGGAATCAATTCTACACCGTGGCACCGTTGTTGTTGCCGTTTGTTGTCTGCGTAATGTTTTGCACCGGTCAAACGGTATCCGGTTTGGCAATCGGATACGGACTCTATCGTGCGGGATGAGTAGAGTAAAGTAAAAACCACCCGAAAATCcaaaccaccatcaccaacgataggaagaaaaagtttaaaaagcgatacaacaacaacaagactATCTAGCAAACGATAACATTTTCGTATGAAATGGCATCTTCATCACTGTTAGTAGATTGTGTATAGAAAAGTAACAGAAAATCAACTGTTCGGCAAGAACGAATCGAAAGCATCATCCCCATCTGTTTGTACCGGATCTAGTAGACTTAGGCTTACTTACTCGGTTCCGGTGCTGCTCATCCGTAGCTTTCGGGTTAACAGACATTAATCGATACCTAGTGGCCGGGTAGCCACTGGTTCTCTCCGAATCGAAGAGGACACTGGCACGGGTTAACGCTCTGGCCCCCAAACAGCAGGAGCATCCGAACACACGCCGGGAGAGTGGGTGAGCCTTCGCAAGCGGCACCGTTTAATGATGGACAAAATAATTAACGTACGCTCagtagcaaataaaacataaagaacTGAATCCGAGTGCAAAGAGTGTCATTCCACGTGTGGAAGTGCAGTgcggtttttttgtgttagtttttttttcggtaggCTGACACTGCCCCAAATTATGAGTGACGCCAAAACGAGGCAACATCGCTAGAAGATCCAAGCACATACAAAAactaataacaaacaaaaagaatgaaTATGATTTGTGTTAATAGAACataaagaaagtaaaacaaaaaacagaaatcataaaaatttaaatgaaaaaaagaaaaaacagaaaaaaaatcacaaaacctACAGCGAGACAACGTTGAAATGAATAGAGAAGAGAATCAGAACAGctacacaataaaaaaaaaaaaacaaccagacTTACGGGATGGGAAGTAGTTGCCAAATGAAGATCATCCAGTTCTCCTTCTATATTTGCAACGGAAGCACGTGGCACACTTCTTGCGACACGAATGACGATAAATGaatgaacaaaacaactgCATTAAAATGTGATTTATAATTATAGATAAACTGATTGAGTAAttattaatgaaataaaagctCTATATATTAACGTGGGGAGTTTCATTCAAGCTTTCACAAATCGAATTGCTACTTAACTTTACGTGTTTATggtttcttaattttttttttctagtttttacaaccattttcgatttttaatttaattttatacttTACTATTATTTAagtatgtaaattttattttacttatttttattctttatcTTTAATCTATCTTTTGATATAAATACAAAACTTTGTGCTGATGTCGAAATCGATTATTTTTGATATATTATATTTATCCATTTCATGCAGTGTTCTAGATCTAGGTATGACAACCACTTTCATTAATCAATATTCAATCatattcaataaattttctcaATAACTTTAACATAACAATTGTTTTATTGCCTGTTCTCATTTGGTATGAGCAATATATGTTTCACGTTCAGAAAAAGGAAAGTGACATCCTCCGGGGGTCGGCAATGGCCACACTGCGCACACTCGTAGTTGTTCCCATCACCTGTTGAACGGTCCATATCGCAATATGGTACCAGCCAGCGAATCGTTGTCACTCTGGACCATGTAATGTGGTGCCGATAGCATCGGATTCGGTATATATGATGCAGCTATTTATAATGCACCGTGAAAGTATTGATCAAATACTGGCAACAGTTCGAACACCCGCAGTGAGTTGAAGTGTCGTGCAAACGGATACAATGGAGCTTTCCGATCTTCCAAATGAAGTAAGTATCCTTCTGTGGAGCTTTATTGTGTTACAGTTTACCACACCAAAAATTTCTTCTGATGTTTTAGATTCTGGAGAAAATATTCCTCCATCTGCCCGTGGATGAACTGGCCACCGTTTCGCTGGTGTGCACCGCCTGGAGTGAGCTCATCCGGACGTTCGTCCTGCCAAAACACGCCAGCGTACACATTCGACCGGTTCATCCCGTCACACACCAGCTGATCCCGATGGAAACGATCCTGGCGGAGCTGATGGCCAAACCGTACCCTCGGTGCAACATTAAGCTTACCATTCCCAACGACGATCTGCCGGCGCGGGCCGAGTTTGGTAAATTTTTCCAGCACCAAGGTCACGCCCTGAAAGCACTTGCCCTTCAGGTCACGCAACTGTCGGCGGACGTGCTGGAAGTGTTTCCGACGCTGTACAACCTGGAACGGCTTACCATTACGAGCGAGTCGGAATCGGCTTACGGTGCGGTACCGGAGAACATCGAAACGGCACTGCGGTCCTTGAAGGCCCTCCGACATCTTCGGTTGCACTTGGCAAGTTATTCGATTCTGCGAAGTGTTGCGTTTCTCAATGGAGCCCGACTGGTTTCGGTGGCGTTTGAAAGGTTCGAGATGGAACTGCATCATTTAAGGCCACTGCTCAACGACCACCATGGCACGTTGAG
Coding sequences within:
- the LOC131267126 gene encoding CCR4-NOT transcription complex subunit 3 produces the protein MAATRKLQGEIDRCLKKVTEGVETFEDIWQKVHNATNSNQKEKYEADLKKEIKKLQRLRDQIKSWIASGEIKDKSALLENRRLIETQMERFKVVERETKTKAYSKEGLGAAQKMDPAQREKEEISSWLTSSITSLQIQIDQFECEVESLLAGKKKKLDKDKQDKMDELKGKLERHKFHVTKLETLLRMLDNDGVEVEQIKKIKEDVEYYIDSSQEPDFEENEYIYDDIIGLDDVEISGIPVSTGTDSNNSNETAGSPSSLISGTSPAQSPVLNYSASTLHNHSSDLSADNNNLNEKRSKSEGTKITPVKPTAIRAKVDPSVAAAASNVVNNNGSSNSSTNSSSSNSTSNNNTSKPGLISSTPSKNHATAPVPSMLVLPQPPNSIPLMGPAFAAVAKQLPKNGSILQPNTPATVAGSSAPAASGPLQTQAPNASNVFSNLSQIINASQPKLSQQLQPQQQQQHGQSSLPSAAAVVAAANSSSGQANVVGQSTASTQQAQQQQAQQQQQAQQIPPGQNSMLLHNSNALSSASSTTESSNHVMSTSSASTISSSGANVINNCVSPSNSAVSSRASPSLMSPPQQQQQLLNGPTTLAQEVINRTGVLETVPSPNPNALMQQQQQSQQQQQQQNPQGASAVAAASAQQAVAAVAAAHAAAAQAAAAQAAAVAAVAGQQQQQQQQQQQQQQQQQSQQQQQPQPQPADTRQTAGGQIPSNQSVQPQGGAGPQSFMVDPAGTPTAANLLPTSSATAITNGPNTIINTNSSISNATNVNSGGGGGGGMKVAGTHDACIPPLLGVAPLGTSKLQKEHQIQFQRMEAAYYHLPTPSDSERLRPYLQRQPVQTPPHFPQQQLPHSDTVEFFQRLSPETLFFVFYYMEGTKAQYLAAKALKKQSWRFHTKYMMWFQRHEEPKVINEEYEQGTYIYFDYEKWGQRKKEGFTFEYKYLEDRDLN